AGGACTGCGGCATACCTGACGCCAGGATCATCGGCCGGGAGAAGCACCTGTACAGCCTTTACCAGAAGATGCGCGGCAAGCGCCTCCCCTTCGCCCAGGTCTACGACGTCTACGCCTTCCGTATCGTGGTCGACTCGCCCGACGAGTGCTACCGCGCGCTGGGCGCAGTGCACAATCTTTACAAGCCGATCCCCGGCCGATTCAAGGACTACATCGCCCTGCCCAAGGCCAACGGCTACCAGTCGCTGCATACCGTGCTGATCGGACCCTTCGGCCTGCCACTGGAAATCCAGATCCGCACCCATGCGATGCACCACATGGCGGAGTCGGGCATCGCCGCCCATTGGCTGTATAAATCGGAAACCGACCCCGCCGCCGGCAGTCAGGCGCGGGCCCGGGAATGGCTGCGAGACCTGCTGGAAATCCAAAAGAGCGCCGGCGACTCCATGGAATTCCTCGATAACCTCAAGGTCGACCTGTTCCAGCACGAATGCTACGTCTTCACGCCCAAGGGCCGCATCATCAAGCTGCCGCGCGGCGCCACCATCGTCGACTTCGCCTATGCCGTGCATACCGACATCGGCAATTCCTGCGTTTCGGCCCGGGTCAACCGCGTCCTGGCGCCTCTGCACAGCGTGCTCGAAAACGGCCAGACGATCGAAATCATAACCGCGCCCTGGGCCCGGCCCAATCCACTTTGGCTGAACTATGTCGTGACAGCCAAGGCGCGGGCTGCGATCCGCAGTCATTTGAGGAATTTCAAGAGGCAGGAGGCGGTCAGCCTGGGCCGGCGCCTGCTGGAGAAGGAACTGGCCAATCACGGCCTGAACCTGGATACGATTCCCCAACACCGCCTGGAAAACTTCACCCGCGCCCTGGATTTATCCTCGTTCGAATCCCTGCTGGAGGATCTCGGACTCGGCAACCGGCTACCCTTCCTCGTGGTTCAGCAAATGCTGCAGGGCGATCAGGAAATAAACAAAGGCGCACCGCCACTGCCCGACGACAAACGCGCCAGAACACCGCTCGTCATCAAAGGAACCGAGGGCGTCGTGGTCAGCCTGGCGAAGTGCTGCCGGCCGATTCCGGGAGACCCCATCGTGGGCTTCTTCAACCCTGGCAAGGGCATCGTGGTGCACGTCACCGACTGCAAGAACGCCGCCGAGTTGCGGCGCAAGCAGATCAACAGCCTGGACGTGGAATGGGATCGCGCGGCGAGCGGGATGTTCCCGGCGATGATCCGCCTTGAACTGATGAACCGTGTCGGCACCCTCGCCCAGATCGCTTCGGCGATCTCGCGCATGGAAGCCGACATCGAAAACGTTCAGATCACCAACCAGGACGATCAGATATCCACCGACATCCTCACCATCGGGGT
This portion of the Methylococcus mesophilus genome encodes:
- a CDS encoding RelA/SpoT family protein, coding for MSPYAVADAPPPQEPAELPQEKLARRLGSLASGYLEPAQVSEIHQAYQVAAKAHDGQLRLSGEPYVCHPLSVAIILAEMRMDAKGIMAALLHDVIEDTPLTKEDLSARFGVEVAELVDGVSKLTQLDCKSRAEAQAENVRKMVLAMVKDLRVIMVKLADRLHNMRTLDVMNPGRRCRIAKETLDIYAPIAHRLGMNEVRLELENLGFSAMYPMRHRVLEQCVKKARGNRKEVLATIESTLKARLKDCGIPDARIIGREKHLYSLYQKMRGKRLPFAQVYDVYAFRIVVDSPDECYRALGAVHNLYKPIPGRFKDYIALPKANGYQSLHTVLIGPFGLPLEIQIRTHAMHHMAESGIAAHWLYKSETDPAAGSQARAREWLRDLLEIQKSAGDSMEFLDNLKVDLFQHECYVFTPKGRIIKLPRGATIVDFAYAVHTDIGNSCVSARVNRVLAPLHSVLENGQTIEIITAPWARPNPLWLNYVVTAKARAAIRSHLRNFKRQEAVSLGRRLLEKELANHGLNLDTIPQHRLENFTRALDLSSFESLLEDLGLGNRLPFLVVQQMLQGDQEINKGAPPLPDDKRARTPLVIKGTEGVVVSLAKCCRPIPGDPIVGFFNPGKGIVVHVTDCKNAAELRRKQINSLDVEWDRAASGMFPAMIRLELMNRVGTLAQIASAISRMEADIENVQITNQDDQISTDILTIGVKDRVHLARVMRELRKLSIVLKISRVKSELRKKES